TTCCCATTTGACGGTGACGCGTGGGTTCTCAGCAAAACGTTtattgtaatatatatatttgcaataGAAACGAATAAATTAACACACGTTTTTGATCAAAATCTAAAATGTGGAATTTCAAGATTCTTTTTCTTCAAATTTTATTGGCAAGGAGATTTGTCGTATTATATAATATCGTTAAATTTAAGCTGTCACTTAAATCAACGTGATAACACTTAGAACATGACAGGGGATGACAAGCTgtattttacaacaaaatatattttcaacgTAGAGTTTGTTAGTCAACgaaaacaagttaaaataGCCTTAAAATAGGTTATATTGCCTGTGAAACTTGTGTTTATGACGCTATATAGTTGCAAAGATTTATTAGAGgtaattaatcaaattgaTGGTGGGAGAAAAACATTTCTGTTTCGGAAATTTACACGGTTCccaaagttaaattaaataaataaagctcaTTTTGTTTAGCCTAAAACTGAATGTTCTCATAATTAAAACCACATTCCCTATTATTTCTGTAAATTTTACGTGTATTatgaaaatatacaaatgaGTCCATATGTTGAACAACCAAATCCGAAAAACTAGAAGCCAAACGAAACAGCTGAAAATCCCAGAAAACTCTAAAAACTCTATTTTTAATCACATTTTCCGCCGTGACAAGACAAGTTCGAGTAGAgcaaggcaaaaaaaaaaaaaaaacaaaataactaaaaagaaaaatgctgctaaatttgaaaataaaccaGAAAGCAGGGCGACAGAATTATACGAAAATAGCACAGCCAGCCCAGTCTCCTGTCCCTTGAGATACCTATTTTTCATGCCAAACAAGCGTCTAAAAATACGTTAGCCCAAAACTGAATCAAGATGCagacaatttttgtatttgggGGAAACTTTGCGGCCTAACAAGACAATGGGGATAAAATCAGACAAAGCAAATGCagtgtataaataaaagaattaagcCATTTCCACTACTGTGACATCAGCACCGGACCtggcatcatcatcaccatcaccaccatcaGCATCACCATTGGAACATGAAAAGGCATTCACAGCACTGTGTTGTGCTTCTGTCTATAAACAACTTTTCCGAATAATCATCCCATAGTCAAGGCACAGTCCACAGACTCAGTATAAAAAGTGATCTCATTGCCCGTTCCACTCATCTGGCTAAGTACGCCGAACAAAAGGCTCAAAAACCTCGCCTATCAGCTCCACACAAAGTGCGATCACACGCCGATCAATTAATTACTAAACATTCGACTTGTGCCGACAATTGTGGCCAAAAGGAAATCCGATTTTTCTTTTGTCTTGGGTGTTTTTATTACAACCAGTCATAGAAGCTAGTATACgatttaaaagttataatcTTTTGAAATTAAACAGGAAAGAGGTATTTTACCTCAGGAAttgtaaaacaattttctaCTGAAAACTTACTGAATCATGGTTACAAAAAATGAGTATAAAACAACCTTAAgttcttaaaacatttaaaaagctttaGAATTATTGAAGGTATTTAAGTTTGtatgaataaatttatatttattttatacgaTTTTATACGTTAAAAGTTCTGgcttcaaaaattattaataaatataaataataaaatacgaTAAAAAGcacaataacaaattaaaaatttgaatgtataattttaaaagcatttttgaAAGATACGAATTTCCTGCCTACaactcttaattttttaaaaactctgTTGAAGCAAAAGTGTTAAGATACacaaattaccaaaaaaaattagcaaataattcaaattgactgtgcaaatattttctagACCCCACCCACCACTTAagtgcaaaatattaaataacaaattatctCATACCCAGCAGCACTTGCGAATTGTTAGAGAGCAAagggtatatatataaatacaatcTATGTGTGTGCATAACAATTCATCGATTCATTTGGCATTCGATGTGTTTGGGGCCTGTATTGGCGATTGCAATTGGCACGATTgccaaaaaatttatattccGTTTCCATTTTGGCGACAACATTATGTCATTACCTTTGGCTAAGCGCACCCAAAGGTACCAAAATAGCCAAAATAATGTTCGAACCAATGGCACTTAAAACAGCGAAAGGTGAAAGAGACCCAAAGAATCTAGGCCATAGTCTACTTTCGAGCGATGATGTCAgtatgctgatgctgatgcggATGTGAGGTGTTGGGCGGGGGGACCACTTCTGTCTGGGTCAAGTTCGGTTGACATTTACATTCGCTTTTCCCCCAACGCCCGGCcatcacaaaaaataaaacgctCTGATTCAACAAAGTTCAATGCTTTGCCAAgagaaaatcaaatattttacacGTTATTTGTGTGTTGAAGGGGCGTTCAAGTTGTCACCTTAAAAAATTCTAGAATGCCGCTGACTCAGCTGCACTTACAAAAGAAttagttgattttttaatataaagtgCATTAAAAAACACTATCTAAACGTTGGTCTAATCTCACGTCGGCAGACTTGTCTTAACATAAACGATAATATACCTCCCGATTAATATTCAAtcacatttttatattgtaatattttggCAATCTAAGAATCTAATccttttcatatttaatggtatttaattatttgaataaatatgTGAAAATTATTATGTCCTGTATGTACTAAACTAGTGGTTCCAAACTCACCTTGCAACTGCAATATCGTCATCTGATATTCGGCAAGCTTCTCGTCGATGTAGTCCTGCGATTGGTTCGCAATAATTTCGGCTGTCGACGGACCGAACTCCTCTTCGTCATCGTAAATCACATAGGATTTAGGTTGCGGAGGCTCCAGTGGTACGCCCACGAAATCGATCTGATCCTGGGCCAGTCCGTATGCTCCCTGTCCTCCCTGTCCTCCGTGTTGTCTCGGTTGTGGCGGAATCACCGGGGCTCCCTGCTGCTGGTGAAAGAATTGCGGAGGAGCTGCTCCCAGTGGATGGTACTGATGATGCTGATGGTGCGACAGTGGCGTCTGCCGATTGCTGTAGCTAAAATCCGAACTGGGGGTCTGGCAGACGATGGGCGATGGTGTGGGCGACAGCTGGAACGAGCTGGTCGGCTGGGCGCCATACGAGTTCTGGTGCTGCAGGGGAGCCGGTCGATAGGGACGTGGTGCCGGCGATGCTCCTCCTCCATAGTAGCCACTCGATGGTGGTTGTGgcggagctgctgctgcctgttGGTAGGGCGCCGGTGACTGGTTGCCACCTGGCCACTGGGGTCGCGGATGGGGTATATTGGTGCTGCCGCGCTGACCCCTCACCTGGTTGAGTGGTGCCGGCGACATGGCGTGTCCAAAGGGACGCGGTCCCGAGATTATCGGCGGCGGACTGGGCGCAGTCGTCCATGGCGAGGGCGGACGGTACAGGAAGGAGGACGGCGACGGAGAGGCGGGATTGTGGGCACGTGGATTCCAGCCACGCGGACCATTCCCGTACGGCGGCGGTTGCTGCCCGGACATCTTCACAGCAAGCGGTTCAGACTTCGATCGAGATCTTCGGGTTTGgttttatttcgatttaaCGAGCGGATTGGCTATTGTTTCACAAAGACTTTTGGGCAGGGGTTATGGGGTTTAATTTAACATATTACACTGCCAAgagaataattaaaaacatattaacactttatctttttaataaatcttttgAATTTGAATGTTTCCAATTTTGATCTTAATTTGTGGTATTTTAGATTGtattattaaaatgcattatttggttttaaggatatttataattggaaagtaattttttacatttttgtttaaatacaattttaaataaatgcaaacgttaatttcacattttaaaaatagtcttatttttgtctttaaaaatttgctctaaaaattttaatataagttaaattttaaatgaaagcaGTTTCTATGTAGggttaattaaattgtattatttcaaaaatctttttagattttaagAAACTATTGAAAAgcaatcatttttaaaaacatttttagtcAAAATTATAATCTGGTTGACAAATTCCaagtatatatgtaaattCTATATTCTACCGAAGAATTTTGGCATATATTTTCTCATCCATAAAAACTGTGCAAAATCATAAATCATCATTTGCTCATTAGCCAAAACAATCACCTGAACATCCAACCCAATTACGTCAAATGGACCCAAAgaatatcataaaaataagccaaagaaacataaataaatcatgaCCTATTCTAGAAAATAGGTAGGTAGCCAACTAATTTCACCAGACTACGCACATATCCGCATATATTAAAGATATAGATTCTAACGGAAGTGCTATAAACATTTATACAATCTTTAAAAATGGGTCTGACGTGATTGTGCGGCTTTTAAGTCTCCAAAAATTGTTTGGCTCgcacaaaacatttatttcacTAAGTTGTcacatatataaaatatatagtaaatatattttttaaaatatgtgcTTCTGGCAGATAATTTACAATGTATGAAAATTAACATTATGCTACAAATTGGAAGCGGCAGCCAGGAGAAAAGTGAGCACTCGGGGATTAGCTGCTGTCAAAATTGTTTGAAGGCCTCAAAACTCAAGTGATATATGCTTGGCAGAGTGTCTGTGCGGAAACCTTGGAAGCATCTCAAAACATTGATTTAATATTGGATTCTGCGTGAAAGTGAAATTAGCTGAATTTCAAATACATAATGTACAGAGcgcaaaatgaaataattgtttttcaagTGAATTGTGTTGAGCAAACAATTTGGATGTTAAATAGATCAAAGTTGCCAAAATAAACAGACAACAAAATGGAAGaaaataagttttcttttatataaaatgttacgcgcttttaaataaataaatatcaattttacactgtttatttcagaaaaagttttttgcagCAAATGTTTTCAAGTCTAAAAGATTAGGATTTCTTAAATTAGTTATgctgtttataaaaaaaactcattaCCCATATAACAAACCCTTaacataattatatatttaaatatttaaattgtctttTTAGTTATCCTGATTAAAATGTGAACTATTTTGAAAAcgtaaaataactaaatacagattacaaaataaaaccctTACTTTATAAgattatatttacaaaaaaataatacagttta
This genomic stretch from Drosophila gunungcola strain Sukarami unplaced genomic scaffold, Dgunungcola_SK_2 000001F, whole genome shotgun sequence harbors:
- the LOC128263561 gene encoding uncharacterized protein LOC128263561; translated protein: MSGQQPPPYGNGPRGWNPRAHNPASPSPSSFLYRPPSPWTTAPSPPPIISGPRPFGHAMSPAPLNQVRGQRGSTNIPHPRPQWPGGNQSPAPYQQAAAAPPQPPSSGYYGGGASPAPRPYRPAPLQHQNSYGAQPTSSFQLSPTPSPIVCQTPSSDFSYSNRQTPLSHHQHHQYHPLGAAPPQFFHQQQGAPVIPPQPRQHGGQGGQGAYGLAQDQIDFVGVPLEPPQPKSYVIYDDEEEFGPSTAEIIANQSQDYIDEKLAEYQMTILQLQAESAAF